A single genomic interval of Chryseobacterium paludis harbors:
- a CDS encoding M28 family peptidase, translated as MGYAKATEWAERKLKEAGAENIWKQDVRVPVWIRGRESLQIKTGNGDWKNIRMLSFGNSEGTGGKDLTADILLVKDIPELNTLTSAQVKDKIIFVNSPIDQKIINTVDSYLITAKSKLLSASVIGKKGAKGLIIRSLTTASDDIPHAKMIYYEPDDRIKIPAVTIGAKSANELEKLLKKQTVKARLNMSAESKGDAINHNIIGEIPGKKDSKVIVLGAQLDSWDFAEGAHDDGSGVVQCLEVLRAIKALDINNNHTIRVVLYANSENGGQGRESYAAYVKKKDEKHIFALGTDSGGYSPRGFSLDMAPQRRRLIFDWKSYFLPYGVYDFDQTYAIQDISPLKKLDIPLAELVVDTQRYFDYHHSSEDTFDKVNKRELLLGAVVMTQMIFMIDKNW; from the coding sequence TTGGGTTATGCTAAGGCAACGGAATGGGCAGAAAGAAAACTTAAGGAAGCCGGCGCTGAAAACATCTGGAAACAGGACGTCAGAGTCCCTGTTTGGATAAGAGGACGAGAATCTCTACAGATAAAAACGGGTAATGGTGATTGGAAGAATATTAGAATGTTATCTTTTGGAAATTCTGAAGGAACAGGCGGGAAAGACCTTACAGCAGATATTTTATTGGTTAAAGATATTCCTGAGCTTAACACACTGACTTCCGCTCAGGTAAAAGATAAAATTATTTTTGTGAACTCCCCTATAGATCAAAAAATCATCAATACAGTGGATTCCTACTTAATTACAGCAAAATCAAAATTACTATCCGCATCTGTAATTGGCAAAAAAGGAGCAAAAGGTTTAATTATCAGATCACTGACAACCGCTTCTGATGATATTCCACATGCCAAAATGATTTACTATGAACCTGATGACCGAATAAAAATACCTGCCGTAACAATAGGTGCAAAATCAGCTAATGAATTAGAAAAGCTTTTGAAAAAACAGACCGTCAAGGCGAGATTGAATATGTCTGCTGAATCAAAAGGAGATGCTATTAACCATAATATTATTGGGGAAATTCCCGGAAAGAAAGATTCCAAGGTGATTGTTTTGGGAGCACAGCTGGATTCCTGGGATTTCGCAGAGGGTGCTCATGATGATGGATCGGGAGTCGTACAATGTCTTGAGGTATTGAGAGCTATTAAAGCTTTAGATATCAATAATAACCATACGATAAGAGTTGTTCTTTATGCTAACAGTGAAAATGGCGGCCAGGGACGGGAAAGCTATGCAGCTTATGTTAAAAAGAAAGATGAGAAACATATTTTTGCCCTGGGAACTGATTCCGGTGGTTATTCTCCCAGAGGATTTTCATTAGATATGGCCCCTCAAAGGCGAAGGCTGATCTTTGACTGGAAAAGTTATTTCCTTCCTTACGGAGTTTATGATTTTGACCAAACTTACGCAATACAGGACATCTCTCCTTTAAAGAAACTCGATATTCCGTTAGCAGAATTGGTTGTTGATACTCAAAGATACTTTGATTACCACCACTCTTCTGAAGATACTTTTGACAAAGTCAATAAAAGAGAGCTTTTATTGGGTGCCGTAGTGATGACACAAATGATTTTTATGATCGATAAAAATTGGTAA
- a CDS encoding DUF1015 domain-containing protein translates to MPVFKPFRGIRPHKDFEQTFPTHPLDNFTQEEIAEKAQVENTYINMIKPYVVSKSKDIDRNLRKIRSTFEELMDEKKLVQDSSAYYLYEQIYPSKQVFRGLLGLTSLEDFWNGKIKRHESTIPQKKEKLAHYLEKVNLQAEPVLLTYPSNSKVELLMNHEEKNVPIFNHVDSKGIRHKIWRIDNRLKLQQFKEVIEQIDSFYIADGHHRIGSTALNAKHHKDKNKRHNGTEAYNFVFSFIVSNQSIKIHDYNRIVADINGLSTADFLKQLEHYFLIHEKEETAYYPSQKFHMSMYLDGKFYSLHVKHDLRSQEMSLDNLDHHLLDKYIFKDILKIEDPDSSDKISYIKGTSNLEGISLLKEKIDNGEGRVGFGIYPVSFNDMIKISDLKLSMPPKCTFIEPKLVTALLMYDMKP, encoded by the coding sequence ATGCCTGTTTTTAAACCATTTCGCGGAATTAGACCTCATAAAGACTTTGAGCAGACTTTTCCAACACATCCATTAGACAATTTCACTCAAGAGGAAATTGCCGAAAAAGCTCAGGTTGAGAACACTTACATTAATATGATAAAACCTTATGTTGTAAGTAAATCTAAAGATATTGACCGGAATTTAAGAAAGATCCGTTCTACTTTTGAAGAACTTATGGACGAGAAAAAACTTGTCCAGGACAGTTCAGCATACTATCTTTATGAGCAGATCTACCCCAGCAAACAGGTTTTCAGAGGATTGCTTGGTCTAACCAGTCTTGAAGATTTCTGGAATGGGAAGATTAAAAGACATGAAAGTACCATTCCTCAGAAAAAAGAAAAACTGGCCCATTATCTTGAAAAAGTAAACCTACAGGCTGAGCCTGTACTCCTTACCTATCCATCAAATTCGAAAGTTGAGCTACTGATGAATCACGAGGAGAAAAATGTACCTATTTTCAATCATGTCGATTCTAAAGGAATCAGACATAAAATCTGGAGAATTGATAACCGTCTAAAACTACAGCAGTTTAAGGAAGTGATCGAACAGATCGATTCTTTCTACATTGCTGATGGTCACCACAGAATTGGCTCTACTGCATTGAATGCCAAGCATCATAAGGATAAAAATAAAAGACATAACGGTACTGAAGCATACAATTTTGTATTTAGTTTTATCGTTTCCAATCAGTCTATTAAAATTCATGATTACAATAGAATTGTAGCTGATATTAATGGTTTATCGACTGCCGACTTCTTAAAGCAGCTTGAACATTATTTTCTAATTCATGAAAAAGAAGAAACGGCTTACTATCCTTCGCAAAAATTCCACATGTCGATGTATCTGGATGGTAAATTCTACTCTTTACACGTAAAGCATGATCTTCGTTCTCAGGAGATGTCATTAGACAATCTTGATCACCATCTTTTGGATAAATATATATTTAAGGATATTTTGAAAATTGAAGATCCTGATAGCTCAGATAAAATTTCTTATATTAAAGGGACTTCTAATCTTGAAGGAATCAGTCTATTAAAAGAAAAAATCGACAATGGCGAAGGTCGTGTAGGTTTCGGGATCTATCCTGTAAGTTTTAATGATATGATTAAAATTTCAGATCTCAAATTAAGCATGCCTCCGAAATGTACATTTATTGAGCCTAAATTAGTTACAGCACTATTAATGTACGACATGAAACCTTAG
- a CDS encoding D-2-hydroxyacid dehydrogenase, whose translation MKVLANDGISKAGELALKEAGIEILNNRVAQDHVINFINENNVDVLLVRSATKVRQDLIDACPGLQIIGRGGIGMDNIDVDYAKSKGIQVINTPTASSKSVAELVFAHFFSLARFLHESNRLMPLEGETHFDAMKKSFSNAYELSGKTLGVIGFGSIGQEVVKMGISLGMKVKVLTRKPKTKTLSLSFFDGQTVNFEIESTNDTDAFYKDTDFISINTPKTNEYIIDTAQFEKMKDGVYIVNTARGGVINEVSLLDFIESGKVAGAALDVFENEPSPELTLLMNPSLSLSPHIGGNTVDAQEKIGVELAEQIIKLQKETIK comes from the coding sequence ATGAAAGTCTTAGCTAACGATGGAATTTCCAAAGCGGGAGAATTAGCTTTAAAAGAAGCAGGAATTGAGATTCTGAATAACCGTGTTGCACAGGATCACGTCATTAATTTCATTAACGAAAATAATGTTGATGTTCTTTTGGTTAGAAGTGCCACTAAAGTAAGACAAGATCTTATTGATGCCTGTCCTGGTCTTCAGATCATAGGAAGAGGTGGCATCGGAATGGATAATATTGATGTTGATTATGCTAAAAGCAAGGGCATCCAGGTAATCAATACACCAACAGCATCTTCAAAATCTGTTGCCGAATTGGTATTTGCTCACTTCTTTTCTTTAGCCCGATTCTTACACGAATCCAATAGACTGATGCCTTTGGAAGGAGAAACTCATTTCGATGCGATGAAAAAATCGTTCAGTAATGCGTATGAACTTTCAGGAAAAACATTGGGAGTAATTGGTTTCGGAAGCATAGGCCAGGAGGTTGTAAAGATGGGAATATCTTTAGGAATGAAGGTGAAAGTTTTAACCCGAAAACCTAAAACAAAAACGCTTTCTTTATCATTTTTTGACGGACAAACAGTGAACTTTGAAATTGAATCCACAAACGATACAGATGCTTTCTACAAGGATACTGATTTTATAAGCATTAATACGCCTAAGACAAATGAATATATCATAGACACCGCACAATTTGAAAAGATGAAAGATGGTGTTTATATTGTAAATACTGCAAGGGGCGGTGTAATTAATGAAGTTTCACTACTCGATTTTATCGAATCCGGTAAGGTAGCAGGCGCAGCATTGGACGTTTTTGAAAACGAACCGAGCCCTGAACTGACTTTATTGATGAACCCATCATTATCTCTTTCTCCCCATATTGGTGGAAATACAGTAGATGCTCAGGAAAAAATCGGAGTTGAACTTGCAGAACAAATTATCAAGCTACAAAAAGAAACTATAAAATAA
- the serC gene encoding 3-phosphoserine/phosphohydroxythreonine transaminase, translating into MSKKHNFSAGPCILPEEVFQKSAEAILDFNGIGLSILEISHRSKDFVAVMDEARAIVKRLMNLGDDYEVLYLGGGASLQFAMVPYNLMKVGGKAAYLDTGTWAAGAIKEAKKVGTVDVLGSSKEENYSFIPKDYTVSSDYDYFHCTSNNTIYGTQMKSFPEVDTLMVCDMSSDIFSRQLDFSKFDLIYAGAQKNMGPAGVTLVVVKKDILGKTGRENMPSYFDYEQHINKESMYNTPPVFPVYASLLTLQYLERNGGIAAAEQRNEAKAKLLYDEIDNNPLFETFCVKEDRSLMNVSFKLLDETKKEAFDNAWKAAGINGLNGHRSLGGYRASLYNALPIESVQVLVDVMKSIK; encoded by the coding sequence ATGAGCAAAAAGCACAATTTCAGCGCAGGACCATGTATCTTACCAGAAGAGGTATTTCAAAAATCAGCAGAGGCTATTCTTGATTTCAATGGTATCGGATTATCGATCCTTGAAATTTCTCACAGAAGCAAAGATTTTGTTGCTGTAATGGATGAAGCGCGTGCCATTGTAAAAAGACTGATGAACCTTGGTGATGATTATGAAGTATTATATTTAGGCGGTGGTGCTAGCTTACAGTTTGCAATGGTTCCTTACAACCTGATGAAAGTGGGCGGAAAAGCTGCTTATCTAGATACCGGAACTTGGGCTGCAGGAGCTATTAAAGAAGCGAAAAAAGTTGGAACTGTAGATGTTTTAGGTTCTTCAAAAGAAGAGAATTATTCTTTCATTCCAAAAGATTATACAGTTTCTTCAGATTATGATTATTTCCATTGCACATCAAATAATACCATTTATGGAACTCAAATGAAGTCATTTCCAGAAGTAGATACTTTAATGGTTTGTGATATGAGTTCTGATATTTTCTCAAGACAGCTTGATTTCAGTAAATTTGATTTGATTTATGCTGGAGCTCAGAAGAATATGGGACCTGCAGGAGTAACATTGGTTGTTGTAAAAAAAGATATTCTTGGAAAAACGGGAAGAGAAAATATGCCTTCTTATTTTGATTATGAACAGCATATCAATAAAGAATCAATGTATAACACTCCACCGGTTTTCCCTGTTTATGCGTCTTTATTAACGCTTCAATATCTTGAAAGAAATGGTGGAATTGCAGCTGCAGAGCAAAGAAATGAGGCAAAAGCCAAACTTCTTTATGACGAAATAGACAACAATCCCCTATTTGAAACGTTCTGTGTAAAAGAAGATCGCTCTCTAATGAACGTTTCTTTCAAATTATTAGACGAAACAAAAAAAGAAGCTTTTGACAATGCATGGAAAGCAGCAGGAATTAATGGATTAAACGGACACAGAAGTTTAGGAGGTTACAGAGCCAGTTTATACAACGCACTCCCTATCGAAAGCGTTCAGGTTTTGGTTGATGTAATGAAATCTATCAAGTAA
- a CDS encoding 4Fe-4S binding protein has translation MAIKITDECINCGACEPECPNTAIYEGAVDWKASEGTELKGTITLPSGLTVDADSPQEPVSDDVYFIVTDKCTECKGFHEEPQCAAVCPVDCCVPDEDHVESEEALLNKKAFLHGE, from the coding sequence ATGGCTATTAAAATAACTGATGAATGCATTAATTGTGGAGCCTGCGAACCAGAGTGCCCAAATACTGCAATATATGAAGGAGCCGTAGATTGGAAAGCTTCCGAAGGTACTGAATTAAAAGGTACTATAACATTGCCATCAGGACTAACAGTGGATGCAGATTCACCTCAGGAACCTGTAAGTGATGATGTTTATTTTATTGTTACTGATAAATGTACAGAGTGTAAAGGATTCCATGAAGAACCACAATGTGCCGCAGTTTGTCCTGTAGATTGCTGTGTCCCAGATGAGGATCATGTAGAGTCTGAAGAAGCTTTACTTAATAAAAAAGCGTTCTTACACGGTGAATAA
- a CDS encoding acyl-CoA reductase, whose amino-acid sequence MNIENQVLGLIKLSDYIRAYLAKSTEEFNEDDSEFELLLKKSEIENPWFTIDNQKFAFKQWADLLREENIKNWLKDYSASKTPKRVGLILAGNIPLVGWHDVISVVLSNHIPVIKLSSKDKYTVPFLLKKWKEFSNDQVEYEFVERLENFDAVIATGSNNTARYLEYYFKNHLNIIRKNRTSVAVLKGDETEAELQLLAKDIFQYFGLGCRNVTRIFIPEDFLIDRLFESFLEYQDIINHHKYANNYDYNKAVYLLNRDLFWDNNFVMLKEDDKLFSPLSVINFSRYSSLDDVKNFITENEEDIQCIVAKDELGFDSIHFGEAQNPGLDTYADNVDTMKFLEIV is encoded by the coding sequence ATGAATATCGAAAATCAAGTTTTAGGACTTATTAAACTAAGTGATTATATAAGAGCGTATTTAGCAAAAAGTACGGAAGAATTTAATGAAGATGATTCTGAATTTGAATTATTATTAAAGAAGTCTGAAATAGAGAACCCATGGTTTACTATTGATAATCAGAAATTTGCTTTCAAACAATGGGCAGATTTACTGAGGGAAGAGAATATAAAGAATTGGCTTAAAGATTATTCTGCTTCCAAAACTCCAAAAAGAGTAGGGTTAATCTTAGCTGGAAATATTCCGTTAGTTGGATGGCATGATGTGATTTCTGTAGTTTTAAGCAATCATATTCCGGTGATCAAACTATCTTCAAAAGATAAATACACGGTTCCTTTTTTATTAAAGAAATGGAAAGAGTTTTCAAATGACCAAGTGGAGTATGAGTTTGTTGAGAGACTGGAAAATTTCGACGCCGTTATTGCTACAGGAAGTAACAACACAGCAAGGTATCTTGAATATTATTTTAAAAATCATTTGAATATCATTCGTAAAAACAGGACTTCTGTTGCTGTTTTAAAAGGTGACGAGACAGAAGCCGAATTACAACTTTTAGCAAAAGATATTTTCCAATATTTTGGATTAGGCTGTAGAAATGTAACCCGGATTTTTATTCCTGAAGATTTTTTAATTGACAGGCTGTTTGAGAGCTTTTTAGAATACCAGGATATTATCAACCATCATAAATATGCCAATAATTACGACTATAACAAAGCGGTTTATCTTTTGAACAGAGATCTGTTTTGGGATAATAATTTTGTCATGTTAAAAGAGGATGATAAATTATTCAGTCCACTTTCGGTTATTAATTTTAGCAGATATTCTTCTTTAGATGACGTGAAAAATTTTATTACAGAAAATGAAGAAGACATTCAGTGTATTGTAGCTAAGGATGAATTGGGATTTGATTCTATTCATTTTGGGGAAGCACAAAATCCGGGCTTAGATACTTATGCGGATAATGTGGATACTATGAAGTTTCTAGAAATAGTCTAA
- a CDS encoding peptidylprolyl isomerase — protein sequence MKKIFLAVTLFLAQFFFSQKVVDVKVENNDKKEAAVEVSKEKIALYNEKYFAFIKALKTPTDRKAIDDLISEKVKTLVTDKVLEKLSNGIQLDRKMEVFKSDHQTLMDGVSYPMIQYKYSDDKSSLPKDLVNVLFEDDGKIIGVKPEEKNK from the coding sequence ATGAAAAAAATATTTTTAGCAGTAACACTTTTTTTAGCTCAATTTTTCTTTTCTCAGAAAGTTGTGGATGTAAAGGTTGAGAACAATGATAAAAAGGAAGCAGCTGTAGAAGTAAGTAAAGAGAAGATCGCCCTATACAATGAAAAGTACTTTGCATTTATAAAGGCTTTAAAGACTCCTACTGATCGTAAGGCAATTGATGATCTAATTTCTGAAAAGGTAAAAACTCTGGTTACGGATAAAGTTCTGGAAAAATTATCGAATGGTATTCAATTGGATAGAAAAATGGAAGTTTTTAAATCAGATCATCAAACACTAATGGATGGGGTTAGTTATCCTATGATCCAATATAAATATTCGGATGACAAATCCTCTCTACCAAAAGATCTCGTTAACGTTTTATTTGAGGACGATGGCAAGATTATTGGAGTAAAACCGGAAGAGAAAAATAAATAA
- a CDS encoding Bax inhibitor-1/YccA family protein, with product MTKDILVAQSTDVEKADFYKKTYLHVALSILAFIGVETILLKTVPAELIYMMFAQKYAWLLIIGVFWIASILASKWSLSQSKSTQYLGLGFYVLLEAVIFLPLIYIAMVYSGPNVIFQAATLTVAMFAGISAVAFTSKRDFSFLRNIIVIGGFVSIGLIVAGMIFGFNLGLWFSVGMVILASATILYQTSKLKDSYGTDQYVGAALQLFASIMLLFWYILSILMSRRS from the coding sequence ATGACTAAAGATATTTTAGTAGCTCAATCTACGGACGTAGAAAAAGCTGATTTTTACAAGAAAACGTATTTACACGTTGCACTTTCGATCCTTGCATTTATCGGGGTTGAAACTATTTTATTGAAAACCGTTCCTGCTGAGTTAATCTATATGATGTTTGCTCAGAAATACGCATGGTTACTGATCATCGGGGTTTTCTGGATTGCCTCTATTTTAGCTTCCAAATGGTCATTATCACAAAGCAAATCAACTCAATACTTAGGACTTGGATTTTATGTATTGTTGGAAGCTGTTATTTTCCTGCCACTGATTTATATTGCGATGGTATATTCCGGCCCCAATGTTATCTTTCAGGCCGCTACTTTAACTGTTGCTATGTTTGCCGGGATATCAGCTGTTGCATTTACTTCTAAAAGAGATTTTTCATTCCTGAGAAATATCATCGTAATTGGTGGATTTGTTTCAATAGGTCTTATTGTAGCGGGAATGATCTTTGGATTTAACCTTGGACTTTGGTTCTCTGTTGGAATGGTAATTCTGGCTTCTGCCACCATTTTATATCAAACAAGCAAACTTAAAGATTCTTATGGTACAGATCAGTATGTGGGAGCAGCTCTTCAGCTTTTTGCTTCGATCATGCTTTTATTCTGGTATATCTTAAGCATCCTGATGAGCAGAAGAAGCTAA
- a CDS encoding VOC family protein, which translates to MEAKFEGGLNIAIKIPKNKYEQTVSFYKDILKLEVEEKPISNPTVSRTHEVKFGGNTVWLDCVDNYTHSETWLELNVPDVAAAISHLKDNKVETCDEFEKIPDNMHWITDPAGTVFIVKQRD; encoded by the coding sequence ATGGAAGCAAAATTTGAAGGCGGACTTAATATTGCCATAAAGATCCCTAAAAATAAATACGAACAGACGGTATCTTTTTATAAGGATATTCTAAAGCTGGAAGTAGAAGAAAAGCCGATCAGTAATCCAACAGTATCAAGAACTCATGAAGTGAAGTTTGGTGGTAATACGGTCTGGTTGGATTGTGTTGATAATTATACCCATTCTGAAACATGGTTAGAACTGAACGTACCTGATGTAGCTGCTGCAATATCTCATCTTAAAGATAACAAAGTAGAGACCTGTGATGAATTTGAAAAAATTCCTGATAATATGCATTGGATCACAGATCCTGCCGGTACCGTTTTTATTGTTAAGCAGCGGGATTGA
- a CDS encoding DUF6952 family protein, translating to MKLPVIRQFYQNQTPENLEKTLEVLESFSEFRGTSEEDLNVAGELITNICGALEVHANVQNGMSEKDALNSFAQKVLGSIDK from the coding sequence ATGAAGTTACCTGTAATCAGACAATTTTATCAAAATCAGACCCCTGAAAACCTTGAAAAAACATTAGAAGTTTTAGAAAGCTTCAGTGAATTCAGAGGAACAAGTGAAGAGGACTTAAATGTTGCCGGAGAATTAATCACCAACATCTGTGGGGCTTTAGAAGTTCATGCTAATGTTCAAAACGGAATGAGCGAAAAAGATGCTTTAAACTCTTTTGCACAAAAGGTTTTAGGATCTATAGATAAATAA
- a CDS encoding thioredoxin family protein produces MYTELTEDTLQNIVNDNEKVVVQYGATWCGNCRIMKPKFKKLASENDAIPFLYVDAEKLPESRKLAKVDNLPTFAIFKNGELVNQVQSNQAESLINLFNELA; encoded by the coding sequence ATGTATACAGAATTAACAGAAGATACGTTACAAAATATCGTTAATGACAATGAAAAAGTAGTCGTTCAATATGGCGCTACATGGTGTGGGAACTGTAGAATTATGAAACCTAAATTCAAAAAATTAGCTTCTGAAAATGACGCGATTCCATTCTTATATGTAGATGCAGAAAAATTACCAGAAAGTAGAAAATTAGCTAAAGTTGATAACTTACCTACTTTTGCCATTTTCAAAAATGGAGAATTGGTGAATCAGGTTCAATCTAATCAGGCTGAAAGTCTAATTAACCTTTTTAATGAATTAGCATAA
- a CDS encoding peroxiredoxin, with translation MSLVGKKFPNLTIDAMSEMGDDLRINILEQTTKNQEKVILFWYPKDFTFVCPTELHAFQDALGEFEKRNTKVIGASCDTNEVHFAWLNTAKDNGGIEGVTYPLLADTHRQLANILGIVDQDFDYDDEGNESFTGSNVTYRATYLIDETGKIFHESVNDMPLGRNVKEYLRLIDAYTHVQKHGEVCPANWEEGKEAMKADRNSTAEYLAKN, from the coding sequence ATGTCTTTAGTAGGAAAAAAATTCCCGAATCTAACAATCGATGCGATGTCTGAAATGGGTGATGATTTAAGAATCAACATTTTAGAACAAACAACTAAAAATCAAGAGAAAGTTATCTTATTCTGGTATCCAAAAGATTTCACTTTTGTTTGCCCTACAGAGCTTCACGCTTTTCAAGATGCTTTAGGTGAATTCGAAAAAAGAAACACTAAAGTAATCGGAGCTTCATGTGATACTAACGAAGTACATTTTGCATGGTTAAATACTGCAAAAGATAATGGAGGTATTGAAGGAGTAACTTACCCACTTTTAGCTGATACTCACAGACAATTAGCAAATATCTTAGGAATTGTAGATCAGGATTTCGATTATGATGATGAAGGAAATGAAAGCTTTACAGGATCTAACGTAACTTACAGAGCAACATATCTTATCGATGAAACAGGAAAGATTTTCCACGAGTCTGTAAACGATATGCCTCTTGGAAGAAACGTAAAAGAATATTTAAGATTAATTGATGCTTATACTCACGTTCAGAAGCATGGAGAAGTTTGTCCGGCAAACTGGGAAGAAGGTAAAGAAGCTATGAAAGCTGACAGAAATTCAACCGCTGAATATTTAGCTAAAAACTAA